In one Saccharibacillus brassicae genomic region, the following are encoded:
- a CDS encoding Gfo/Idh/MocA family protein produces the protein MGRKIRTGIIGGSINNGWARGTHIPALQQLEEYELTAVGTSRMESARQSAEAFGAAHAFDRAADLAGHPDVDLAVVSINVKEHHAAVRAIVPAGKPIYCEWPLGSNTAEALEMRQWVTESGIPNAIGLQARQAPAVNYVKDLLKQGFVGKVLSAKLNLSIEGMGGESDKANSYLFDREVGGNLLTIVTGHNLDAFTYMLGEFKELSAVTAQQFAEVRITDTNERMTKTTDDQILINGLLESGAAAQVHVQGGVKHGTGLTIEIFGDQGTLVLSAPATIQFGSHRLRGAGASDAELRDLDVPASYVDVPDSLQSDSGFVLNVAHAYRKFAADIAEGTSTAPNFDEAVKLHQLLDAVEESARTGNRHVF, from the coding sequence ATGGGCCGAAAAATCAGAACGGGCATTATCGGAGGATCGATCAACAACGGTTGGGCGAGAGGCACGCATATCCCGGCCCTGCAGCAGTTGGAAGAGTACGAACTGACGGCGGTCGGCACGAGCCGGATGGAGAGCGCGCGCCAAAGCGCCGAAGCGTTCGGCGCGGCTCACGCGTTCGACCGGGCGGCCGATCTGGCCGGTCATCCCGACGTGGATCTGGCGGTCGTCAGCATCAACGTCAAAGAGCATCATGCGGCGGTCCGGGCGATCGTTCCCGCGGGCAAGCCGATTTACTGCGAATGGCCGCTCGGCTCGAACACGGCGGAAGCGCTGGAGATGCGGCAGTGGGTCACCGAGAGCGGCATCCCGAACGCGATCGGCCTGCAGGCGAGGCAGGCTCCGGCCGTCAACTACGTCAAAGACCTGCTGAAGCAGGGATTCGTCGGCAAAGTGCTGTCGGCCAAGCTGAACCTGTCGATCGAAGGGATGGGCGGCGAATCCGACAAAGCCAACTCGTATCTGTTCGACCGCGAAGTCGGCGGCAATCTGCTGACGATCGTGACCGGCCACAATCTGGACGCGTTCACGTACATGCTCGGAGAGTTCAAGGAACTGTCGGCCGTCACGGCGCAGCAGTTCGCGGAAGTTCGGATCACGGATACGAACGAGCGTATGACCAAGACGACCGACGATCAGATTCTGATCAACGGCCTGCTGGAGAGCGGCGCCGCGGCCCAGGTTCACGTCCAGGGCGGCGTGAAGCACGGGACCGGCCTGACGATCGAAATCTTCGGCGACCAGGGTACGCTCGTGCTGAGCGCGCCGGCCACCATCCAGTTCGGATCGCATCGGCTGCGCGGAGCGGGCGCGTCCGACGCGGAGCTGCGGGATCTGGACGTTCCCGCGTCTTACGTCGACGTGCCGGATTCGCTGCAAAGCGATTCGGGCTTCGTCTTGAACGTCGCCCACGCGTACCGGAAATTTGCGGCGGACATCGCCGAAGGCACGTCCACGGCTCCGAATTTCGATGAAGCGGTCAAGCTGCATCAACTGCTGGACGCCGTCGAAGAATCTGCCCGCACCGGGAACCGGCACGTTTTCTAA